Proteins from one Polynucleobacter wuianus genomic window:
- the soxX gene encoding sulfur oxidation c-type cytochrome SoxX has product MFMRKGCVLAILLLVALNLNLAAAQTIVNGVIDQPLTVIPGDALRGRTIVASRQTGLCLLCHSGPFPEERFQGNLAPELSSSVARYTAPQLRARIVDTSHFNSNTIMPAYYRTDLLNRVAPKFVGQTILSGQEIEDVVAFLLSLNTSVQ; this is encoded by the coding sequence ATGTTTATGAGAAAGGGGTGCGTACTAGCAATACTCTTGCTGGTCGCCCTCAATCTCAATCTGGCTGCTGCGCAAACGATTGTCAATGGCGTCATTGATCAGCCGCTAACGGTAATCCCTGGAGATGCCTTACGTGGACGCACTATTGTGGCCAGCCGCCAAACGGGTTTGTGTTTGCTGTGCCACAGCGGGCCGTTTCCCGAAGAGCGTTTTCAGGGTAACTTGGCACCAGAGCTCAGTAGTAGTGTTGCCCGATATACAGCACCTCAACTAAGAGCCAGAATTGTGGACACAAGTCACTTTAATTCCAATACCATCATGCCGGCCTATTACCGAACTGATCTTCTCAATCGGGTTGCCCCCAAGTTTGTTGGACAAACTATCTTGAGTGGTCAAGAGATTGAGGACGTCGTGGCATTTTTACTTTCTTTAAATACGAGTGTTCAATGA
- a CDS encoding xanthine dehydrogenase family protein molybdopterin-binding subunit, which translates to MTTTINTSRRHFVVGSSAIATGLAIGFDLTFMSAANAAMGTGTTAMTPLATPEIGVWVVVKPNDDVIVRIVRSEMGQGTITGLAQMVAEELECDWKKVSYEYPSPAESLKRKQAWGSYSTGGSRGIRTSEQYVRKGGAAARMMLIQAAANQWNVPVTECVASNSLITHTPSGRKTTFGKVSVAASQLPVPTEVPLKDPKEWKLIGKPVNRIDGVADKVTGRQVYAIDLKMPGMLVANIKESPVFGGKVKSYDAAKAQSMKGVKKVVQVGDSAVAVVAETFWQAKTALDQVNIVWDNGANGNVTSASIKKMLEEGLTANDAFVHTTNGDVHSALSNASKKIEATYFYPFLNHATLEPQTATAKWTADSCEAWVPTQDGEASLAAVIAASGLPAEKCNVYKVNLGGGFGRRGAFQDYTTQAVNIAKQMPGTPIKLIWTREEDMTQGRYHPVMMCKMTAAIDDKKNVTGLNMRLSGQSILAAVRPAVVAANKGKDPLTFQGLEPSGEHGITYSFPNLTIDHAMRNTHVPPGFWRGVNVNQNAVFIETFMDELAEATGMDAVEFRRKHMQEFPRAVAVLNAVADGIGWTKPAAPGVYRGVAQMRSFGSYVAAACELSVKNGNEVKIHRIVAATDPGYIVNPAQVSRQVSGSFVYGLSALFEEEITIDKGAVVQKNFDTFNSIRLSQMPKVETIVIQGGGKEWGGVGEPTIAVAAPAVLNAIYRATGKRYRTVPLKNSGIKLV; encoded by the coding sequence ATGACTACTACTATTAATACCTCCCGCCGTCATTTTGTAGTTGGCTCTAGTGCGATTGCTACCGGTTTGGCAATCGGCTTTGATCTGACATTTATGTCTGCAGCAAATGCTGCAATGGGCACTGGCACAACCGCTATGACCCCACTGGCAACCCCGGAGATTGGTGTGTGGGTTGTTGTTAAACCCAACGATGATGTCATCGTGCGTATTGTCCGTTCGGAAATGGGTCAAGGCACTATTACGGGTTTGGCGCAAATGGTTGCAGAAGAGTTGGAATGCGACTGGAAAAAAGTGAGCTACGAATATCCATCGCCAGCAGAGAGTCTTAAGCGTAAACAAGCCTGGGGCAGTTACTCAACTGGTGGTAGCCGCGGTATCCGTACATCAGAACAGTATGTTCGTAAGGGCGGTGCAGCAGCACGCATGATGCTAATTCAGGCAGCAGCAAATCAATGGAATGTTCCAGTTACTGAATGCGTAGCATCCAATAGTCTGATCACGCATACACCATCTGGCCGTAAAACAACATTTGGAAAAGTTTCTGTAGCAGCCTCACAATTACCAGTGCCAACTGAAGTTCCATTAAAAGATCCAAAAGAGTGGAAGTTGATTGGTAAGCCAGTCAATCGTATCGACGGTGTTGCAGATAAGGTGACTGGTCGTCAGGTATATGCGATTGACTTAAAGATGCCAGGTATGTTGGTCGCTAACATCAAAGAGTCTCCAGTATTTGGCGGCAAGGTCAAGAGCTATGACGCTGCTAAAGCACAGAGTATGAAGGGCGTAAAGAAAGTAGTTCAAGTTGGTGATTCAGCTGTAGCTGTGGTTGCTGAAACCTTCTGGCAAGCTAAAACCGCTTTAGATCAAGTCAATATTGTTTGGGATAACGGCGCGAACGGTAATGTCACTAGCGCTTCTATTAAGAAGATGTTGGAAGAGGGTCTGACTGCGAATGATGCATTTGTGCATACTACTAATGGCGATGTGCATTCTGCACTATCAAATGCATCTAAGAAGATTGAGGCGACTTACTTCTATCCATTTTTGAATCACGCAACCCTTGAACCACAGACGGCCACTGCCAAGTGGACTGCAGATTCTTGCGAAGCATGGGTGCCAACACAAGACGGTGAAGCATCTTTGGCTGCGGTGATCGCTGCTTCTGGATTGCCTGCAGAGAAGTGTAATGTCTACAAAGTAAATCTAGGTGGCGGCTTTGGTCGCCGCGGCGCTTTCCAAGATTACACAACTCAGGCGGTCAATATTGCCAAGCAAATGCCGGGCACACCCATTAAGTTGATCTGGACACGTGAAGAAGACATGACCCAGGGTCGTTACCACCCAGTCATGATGTGTAAGATGACTGCGGCTATTGACGATAAGAAAAATGTTACCGGTTTGAATATGCGTTTATCTGGCCAATCTATTTTGGCTGCGGTACGTCCTGCAGTAGTTGCTGCCAATAAAGGTAAAGATCCGTTGACCTTCCAGGGCTTGGAGCCTTCAGGTGAGCATGGTATTACTTATAGCTTCCCGAATCTCACGATTGATCATGCAATGCGCAATACACATGTGCCACCCGGGTTTTGGCGTGGCGTGAACGTGAACCAGAATGCCGTATTCATTGAAACATTTATGGATGAGTTAGCTGAGGCAACGGGCATGGATGCTGTGGAGTTCCGTCGTAAGCACATGCAAGAGTTCCCGCGTGCAGTTGCTGTTCTGAATGCAGTAGCCGATGGTATTGGCTGGACTAAACCTGCTGCTCCTGGTGTTTATCGTGGGGTTGCGCAAATGCGCTCCTTCGGTAGCTATGTCGCTGCAGCATGTGAGTTATCCGTGAAGAATGGCAATGAAGTGAAGATTCATCGCATCGTTGCTGCTACTGATCCTGGTTATATCGTTAACCCAGCACAGGTATCACGCCAGGTCTCTGGTTCATTTGTATATGGCCTATCTGCTTTGTTCGAAGAAGAAATCACAATTGATAAAGGTGCCGTGGTACAGAAGAACTTTGATACCTTCAATTCGATTCGCCTATCCCAGATGCCAAAGGTAGAGACCATTGTGATTCAGGGTGGCGGTAAAGAGTGGGGTGGTGTTGGCGAGCCTACGATTGCGGTTGCGGCTCCTGCAGTGCTCAATGCAATCTATCGTGCTACTGGAAAACGCTATCGCACAGTACCTTTGAAAAACAGCGGCATTAAGCTGGTTTAA